The stretch of DNA TGGTCGCCGGGCAACACCTGCTGCAGTGGCACCTGAACATCGTGCAGGGCTACCTGGACGTCCGCAACGTGACCATCACCGTGTACCAGACGAGCGGCGCGGTCCTGACCCGCTTCGAACTGCTCCAGGCGTACCCCGTCAAATGGAGTGGCCCGCAGTTCACCGGCAACGGGGACGCGGTGGCCGTCGAGACGCTGGAACTCGCGCACGCGGGCTTCCTGCAGATCAGCCAGTAACGCGCCACACCACCCGCCACCTCCCGCGACCCTGAAAGGAGCGCTGTGAATTTCACCGACGAGCGGCTCGCCCGCCTGAAACACGCCACGCGCATGGCGGTCACCCGCCAGGACGCCCCCCCCAGCTGGGGACCGGCCCCGGCGGGCCTGCCACTCCCGGGCCAACCACTGCCGGTCCAGTCACGACCAGTCCAGCCACCCGCGTGGCCCGACCCCACCCCACGCGTCCGGCGCGTTCCCGCCCGCCTGATCGCGGCGCCGTCCCGACCCGCACCACCCGCGCCCACGGCCGCCGGGTGGCCTGATCCGGCGCCCGCCCAGGACTGGCCTGCCCCAGACTGGCCCGCTCAGGAGTCGCCCGCTCCACACGGACACGCTGAGAGCTGGTCTGCCGCGCCTCTCCCGGCCGCCCCCCGGACGCCTGACGCGACTCCCGACCCGTACGGGGATCACGCGGCGCTGCTCGCGGCGGGCCTGCGGGAGACGCCCCCACCGAGCCTGCCACCCGCCCCGGCCCCCGCCAGCCATCCTCCGACCGCCCAATCTCCTGCGGTCCAGGCTCCTATGGTTCAGGCTCCGGCCCCCATGGTCCCCGCTCCCCAGGCGGCGGACCTCCAGCCGCGCCCGCTGCGCGCCGCGTCGTTCGCGGAAGCCCTGGCGCTGAACACCGCGCCCACCCAGGAAGGGGCCGCGCCAGCGTCCCCCACGGCTGCACCGACGATCGGAGCAACCGCACCCGATCAACGCACCACCCAGGTCACCACGGCGCCCACAACGTCACTGGCCGAAACGCCACTTGCGCCCGCACCCACCGCTTCACCCGCCGCAACGCAGGCCGACACTGCACAGCCGCGTTCTCCAACCGCCGCGCAGGAACCGGCCGCGTCGGCACCCGTCGGCACCCAGCCCGCGACCCCTGCCCACGCCGTACCGACCACCGCGCAGACGCCGGTCACAGACACATTCGACGACCGGGCCACCGGTCCAGAGCGGAACGTGGCCGACACCCGGACTTCGGCGCCGCCCCAGGCGCCGTCAGAGTCGTCCATCCATGACGACCGGACGGTGGCCGCCCGGAACACCCAGGAACCGGTCAGACCGGCCCAGGTGCCCACCCGGACGCCGTTCAGCGAGGCGCCGATGAACGAAGCGCCGATGATCGAGGCGCCCGTCACCGCTGCTCCGGTCCAAGAGGCGCGCCCCGAGCCAGCCCCACCTGAACCCGCACAGCCCGAGGCGAGCGTTCCTCCTCAGGTGAGCGTGCCCGAGGTCACTGCCGGACCACAGGCACCTGCGGCGCAGACCAGCGTGCCGGACACCGACTCGCAGGACCTGCAGGCGCAGCGGGACGCGCAGGCGCGCGAACGGCAGGAGCTTGAGGCGCTGCTGCGCGGCGGGAACAACGACATTCCCGTGCGCCTGCCGCGCCGCCCCCGTCCGGTGCCCCTGCGCGCCCCCGCCCCGCCGCCCGAACCGGAGGAGGTGAAGGTCGCGCCGCCCATCCCCACGGACGTGTCGCAGAACATCCTGGCGCGCCTGAACCGCTTCGCGGAACTGGAAGCCGCCGGGGAGACCGACGAGAGCGCCATTCCCTTCGGGCAGCTGGAGAACTGGCAGGATCACCACCCGGAACGCAACGTCGCCGCGCCGGGCGACCCGTCCCCAGTCCCGGCGCCCACGCCGCGCCCGGAGGCCGCCCCAGCCACGCCGAGCACCTCGGCGCGCGTCCGCGCCCGCAGCCGGGGTCAGGGCCGTGAACCGCAGGCACAGCGGCAGGAGGCGGCAGACAGCGACGAGGAACCCGAGCGAGGTCCGGCGCAGGCCCACCCACACGACGCGCCACCGCCGGAACAGGTGGACGGGGCGCCGCCGACAGGGGGATCGGAGCCGGCCCCCCGACGCCCACGCCCCGTCCGGTTTCTGGGGTGAATCCGGTCACGACGCCGCCCACGGGCGCCCGGCCCGCGCCTGCCGAGGCGGTCAGCACGCCCGACCCGCTGCGTCCAGAGGCCGCGCCGCCACGCTCAGCGGACCCCGAAGCACCCGACTCGCCGGTTCGTCAGGACCCGCCGGACCGTCGCCCGGCATCCACCCCGCCTCCTGCGGCACGCCCCGACCTCGTCCCAGCGGCCGCGCGGCTGCCGGTCGCCCGCGCGGACGCGGCGCCTCATGCCCGTGAGGACACCGCCGCACCCTCCCGACTGCCGCCCCGCCCCACGACCCCGCCGGTCCACGCGGGGGACGAGGCGACCATTCCCGCTGCCGAGGTTACCGCTGCCGACGTTGCCGCCACCGACGTTCCAGTCGCCGCCCCGGAGGAGACCGGAGGCCCGAACCGGTCACCGGGCAGCCCGGAACAGGACGGCCCGCCGGGCAGGACCGCCGCTCCGGCTCCGCTGGAGGCTGGGGCAGCTGCCCCTCTCCTGCCTGCCCTTCTCCTGCCTGCTCCGGGGGTGACCATGCCCGGTCCCGCCCCGACCGGGCACCACACGCCCGTCACGAATGCAGCGCCGCTGGAGGCCGGTCCGGTGGACCTCCGGACCACTCCGCCGCAACCGGACCCGACCGGAGCGCCCCGGTCGCGGGCCGTCGCCGCGCGGACCGTGCGTCCACCCGCACGGCCCAACGAGAGTCCCCGGAACGTGCCCCCGGCATCCCCGCCCCCGGTCACCGCCCCACCGCTCACCCAAGCACTGGTCAGCCAAGCACTGGTCAGCCCAGCACTGGTCACCCCGGCACCCATCCCGACGTCGCCCCTCGTGCAGAGATCGACTGACCCGTTCACGGATCGGACCACCCCTGTACCTGCGCCACGCCCGGCACCCGACGCGCCGCCGCACCGCTCGACGGGTCTGCTCGGGGTAGACGTTTCTGAACATCGTTCACCCGAGGTCGGTGACCCACCCGTCCCCGTTCCGACCGCGCCAGCACCCGCCCATGCACCCATCGGCCGCAGCGTCCCGGCCCCGGCGACCGCACCGGCGGGTCCCGCCACCGTCGACTGGCCTCGGCGGTCCGCCGACCCGATGGCGGACGGGCAGGACCTCACGGTCCCGGCACCAGGTCCGGCACCCGTGGAGCAGGCATCGGCACTCACAGGGTGGGAAGCGGCGGCACGCCTCTCGCCGCTGGTCCCCTCGCCACTGGTCCCCTCGCCGCTGGTCTCTGCGGCGCCCGGTCAGTCTGATCCCATCGCCGGGGTGGACGGCACGCCACCCTGGGCAACCCCGCAGAACGTGGTCCCGATCCAGGCTGCGCCGCTGCCCGCAGACTGGACAGTGTCCTGGCTGTCCGGGCCTGCCACCCCCACCATGTCCGGCTCCCTGCCGGCCCCCGGCACGGTGGACGTGAACGGACCGGTCGACCGGCTCGTCTCAGCGTCGCCCCTGGACACGCTGGGGGCAACGCCCGACCGCCGGACCGGTCATCCTGCGTGGACGTCCGGTCCGGCCCGCGGGGTGCCTGCGCCGGTGCTGCCATGGGGCACTCAGGCGGGTCCAGCCCTTCCGGCATCCCTTCACGATGCAGGAGGCTGGCGGGCAGCGCTGCAGCAGGGCGGGATGCCCGCGCCCCTGCTGCCGCTGAGCGCGCCCCTGCTGCCGCTGAGCGCGGACCCGCTGCCCGGCCAGACGATGGTGGACCGCCCGGCATCGGCTGCGCCGACACTGAGCGGCCCATCCCGCTCGACCGTGGCGGGCGCCTTCCCGGTGGTCACCGCGCCGCGCCCACCCATCCCACCGGCCGCTCCCGCACCGGCCCTGGAGAACTCGCCAGCGGTCCAGCGTGGCCTGCCGCCCGTCGGGAACGGTCCGGTCCGCACCAGTCCGTTCACGGGCGCGCAGGAGGCAGCCGCGCAGGACGTGGCGGGCGACCTCCCGGAGCGAATCGGCGGCCCTCCCGCGGCCGGTCTGCCCGGAGTGCCGCACGTTCCGGAGGTCGCGTCCCCGGACGACAGCACCCGGACCCTCCTGACGCACGCCACCCGGACGCCGGGGGTCAGCCCCGTGACCTCGCGCCCGGCTCACGCCGTGACCCCGGACCTGAGGGGCAGCGCGGTTCAACCGGTCTACCCCGGCGCGCCCCTGCTGTCGCCCGCCGCGTCACGCCGCGCGGCACCCGGTCCCCAGCTCAAGGCCGCCCCTGCGGGCCGCACCCGCACGGGCACGGATCAGGCGGTCCTGGCGGCGCTGGAGCACGCGCTGGCCCGCGACGGGCACGGCGCGCCGCTGTCGCCCGGCGAGCAGGTCGCCCTGCGGGGGGTGCTGGGGACGAGTGTCGCGGACGTGCGGGTCGTGCGCCGCCCCGAGGTCACTCCGGCGCTGCGCGCGGCCCGCGCCGACGGCCTGACGGTCAGGGAGACGGTGTTCCTGCCGCACGACGTGCCGCTGGGCAGCGCGGCGGGGCTGGCGCTGGCGGCACACGAGGTCACGCACGCCCGGCGCGCGCGCGATCCGCTGTTCGTCCCGGCGGCCCTGACCCGCCCGGAGAGGCCCCAGTCGGTGGGCCGTCCCGCTCCCGCGGATGAGGAAGGCGTGGCCCTCGCCACCGAACACGCCGCGTTCGCGCAGGCCGACCCCACACGCCAGTCCAGGGCGGATGCGCCGCGCCGCGCGCCGGGCCTGCCCGCCCCGTGGGAACCGCTGCCCGCCTGGGACGCACCGGACCTGCCTGCGCGCCCGTCCGTGAGTGCGGACGCGTGGGCACCCGCGGTTCCGTCCGTACCGGCGCCCGACCAGTCGGTGTCCGCCGCGCTTCCCGCCGCACCGCCCCCGGCCACCACGCCGCTGTGGCACGCGGCCGCCACCGACCGCGCGCCCGCCCCGGCCGCGAAACCGGCCCGACCACCCGAGGATCAGGCGGTGGGCCGCCGCGCCCAGCCGCGCAGCAGCGTGGACCTGGATCAGGTGGCGCGCGAGGTGTACGCCCGCCTGCGCGAGCGACTGAGTCAGGAACTGCGGCGGCTGAACTGACCGGACAGGTGAGGGGCGCCGCGATTCACGCCGCGGCGCCCCTCGCCTGTCCGGTTCAGGCGCTGTCGTGGACTGTGACGCCGGCTTCTTCGAAGGCGCAGCGGGCGACGGGGCCGGCGTGGTCGGTGACCCAGTTGTGGATCTGGTTCAGGGTGGCGAAGGTGGCGAAGCCCGTGGGGCCCCATTTGCTGTGGTCGGCGATGAGGACGGTGCGTGTGGCCTGGGTCATGATGGCGGCTTTCTGCTGCGCCTCGATGAGGTTGCTGTTGGTCAGGCCGCGGGTGGGGTCGATGCTGGTGCAGCCGACCAGGAAGAGGTCGTAGCGGTAGCGGCGGATGGTGTCGAGGGCGTCGGGGCCGGTGAGGCTGTACGTGCTGCCGTAGAGTTCGCCGCCGACGACGTAGAGGGGGCATTCGCCGTTGAGTTCGTAGGCGACGTCGATGCCGTGGGTGACGACGCGCAGGGTGCGGGTCAGTTGCGGCGCGCGTTTCAGGGCGTGGGCGACGGCCTGGGCGGTGGTGCCCGCGTCGAGGTAGAGGGTCTGGCCGGGCTGGATGAGGTTCAGGGCGGTCTGGGCGAGGCGGGTCTTGGCGTCCTGGTGGAGCTGCTGCCGGTCGGCGTACTGCTGGTCCTGGCTGGCGAGGGCCGCGCCGCCGTGGAGTTTGCGGATCAGGCCGCGGCTGGCGAGCAGGTCGAGGTCGCGGCGGGTGGTGGCGCCGCTGACGCCGAGCGCTTCGGTCAGGGCGGTGGTGCGCATGCGGCCGTTCCGGGAGAGCAGGTCGAGGATGCGCTGGAGGCGGTCCTCCGCGAGGGGAGCGTTCATCTCTGCTCATGGTAGCGCGTGGGGTGTGGGGGGCGTGTGGGTGGGTTTCTGCCGTGGTGGTGCGGGTGTCCAGGCAAGGGTGATCGGGGCACTTGATGGTCAGGCCAATGTCAACTATGATCGAAATTGCTCAAAATTGATCACGATTCGTCAGGAATCGGCAGGCGAGCGGGTGGCTGTCCCGCTCTCCGCACAGGAGAAGCAACCATGATCAACCTCCCCCGCTCACTGATCCGCCTCGGCGCGCAGGCCAGCAGCAAACAGGCCGCCATCGAACAGGTCGCCGCCCTGCTGGCCCAGGCGGGCCGCGTCGACCCCGCCTACCTGGGCGGCATGCTCGCCCGTGAAGGTCAGGCGAACACCTACCTGGGCAGCGGCATCGCCATCCCGCACGGCACACCCGACACCCGCCACCTCATCCGCCAGACCGGCATCGCCGTGCTGCAACTCCCGCAGGGCGTCGCCTGGGGCGAGGGCGGCGAGACCGTCCGCCTCGTGGTGGGGATCGCGGCGGCCAGCGACGAGCACCTCGACATCCTGCGCCGCCTGACCCGCGTGCTGGCCGACGACGCGCTGGTCGAGCAGCTCTCGACGACCGCCGACCCGGCCCTGGTGCAGCGCGCCCTGACCGGCGAGGCCACCGCCGAGGACGCCGCGCCCGTCAGCGACCCGGAGCTGCCCTTCAGCGCGCAGGTCACGCTGCCCAACCCGCTGGGCATGCACGCCCGGCCCGGCACGATGCTCGCCAATCTGGTGCGGCGTCTGGGCGCGCGCGTGCGCGTCGAGCACGGCGGGCAGAGCGCGGACGCACTGCGACTGATGGAACTGCTCAGCCTGGGATTGAAGCGCGGCAGCGTCCTGACGGTGCGGGCCGACAGCGAGGCCGCGCTGGGCGCCGTGACCGACGCGATCCGCGCCGGGCTGGGCGACGACCTGAGCCTGAGCGCCCCGGCCGCGCCCGTGCGGCGCGAGGCCGACTGGCGCCCCACGCAGGTCGGCGCGACCATCGAGGGCGTTCCGGCCAGCGACGGCCTGGTGATCGGCGAGACCCGCGTGTACCGCCCGGCCGACCTGCACGTCACGGACCAGCCCGGCGAGGCCGCCGCGCAGGCGCAGGCGCTGGACGACGCGCTGAACGCCGCCGCCGCCGAACTGGACGGCCTGATCGAGCAGCAGGCCCAGGCGGGGCACGCCGACCGCGCCGCGATCTTCCGCGCGCACCGTGAACTCCTGACCGACGAGGGCACCGTGCAGGACGCCGTGAACCTCGTGCTGGACGGGCACGGCGCCGCCTGGGCGTACCAGCGGGCCAGCGGCGAGCGCATCGCGCAGTTGCAGAAACTCGACGATCCGACCCTCGCCGCGCGGGCCACCGACCTGGGCGACGTGCAGCGCCGCGTGCTGCGCCGCCTGCTGGGCCTGGGCGAGGACCACCTGGAGGGCGCCGCCCCCGCGATCCTGCTCGCGCCGGACCTGACGCCCAGCGACACCGCGCGCTTCAGCGAGGGGAGCCTGCTGGGCTTCGTGACCGCGCAGGGCGGCCCGACCAGCCACACCGCGATCATCGCGCGCGGGCTGGGCCTGCCCGCCGTGGTGGCCGCCGGGACCGGCCTGCTGGACGTGCCGGACGGCACCCCCGCCATCCTCGACGGGCAGGCGGGTGCCCTGTACCTGAACCCGTCGGCGGCGGACGTGCAGGCGGCCCGCGCCCGGCAGGAGACGCTGCGGGCCGAACTGGACCGCGCCCGCGCCGACCGGCACCGCCCCGGCGCGACCCGCGACGGCGCCCGCGTGGAGATCGCCGCGAACATCAACCGCGCCGCCGCCGCACCTGGCGCGCTGGACGCCGGGGCCGAGGGCGTGGGCCTGATGCGCACCGAGTTCCTGTTCCTCGAACGTGACAGTGTCCCGACCGAGGATGAGCAGGAACGCGAGTACCGCGCTATGGCCGAGGCCCTGGGCGAGCGCCCGCTGATCATCCGCACGCTGGACATCGGCGGGGACAAGGACGTGCCGTACCTGGGCCTGGAACGCGAGGACAACTCCTTCCTGGGCCTGCGCGGCATCCGGTTGTGCTTCGAGCGTCCGGACCTGTTCCTGCCGCAGCTGCGCGCCATCGTGCGCGTCGCCAGGGACCACCCGAACGTGCACGTCATGTTCCCGATGATCAGCACCCTGGAGGACTTCCGCCGCGCCCGCGCGCTGCTCGATGACGTGCGCGCCGAGCTGGACGCGCCGCGCATCCCGCTGGGCGTGATGATCGAGGTGCCGTCCGCCGCGCTGCTGGCGCCTCAGCTGGCGCCCGAGGTGGACTTCTTCAGCGTCGGCACGAACGACCTGACGCAGTACACCCTGGCGATGGACCGCCTGCACCCGCAGCTGGCCCGCCAGACCGACGCGATGCACCCGGCCGTGCTGCAACTCGTGGCGCTGACCGTGCAGGCCGCCGAGGCGCACGGGAAGTGGGTGGGCGTGTGTGGCGGCGCCGCCGGGGACGAGGTGGGCGCGCTGATCCTGACCGGGCTGGGCGTGAAGGAACTGTCGGTCAGCGCCCCGCAGATCCCGGCCGTGAAGGCCGCGCTGCGGCAGCACGACCTCGCGGCGCTGCGCGACCTAGCCGCCCGCGCGCTGACGCAGCCCGACGCGGCGAGCGTGCGCGCCCTGACCCGCACCCTGAGTCCGAACCCGCAGGATCCCGAGGTCCGCGCGTGAGCGTCACGCCGCGCGTCCTGACCGTCACCCTGAACCCCGCGCTGGACCTGACCGTGCAGGCGGCGGGCTGGCAGCGGGGCGAGGTGAACGCCGCCCAGGGCGCGCAGCAGGACGCGGGCGGCAAGGGCGTGAATGTGGCCGCCATCCTGGCCGACTGGGGCGCCCCGGTCGCCGCGACCGGCCTGCTGGGCCGCGACAACGCCGCCCCGTTCGAGACGCTGTTCCGCGACAAGGGCGTCAGCGACGAGTTCGTGCGCGTGCCCGGCGCGACCCGCGTGGGCCTGAAACTGGTGGACCCCGCGCGCGGCGACACCACCGACCTGAACCTGCCGGGCCTGACCGTCAGCGCCCGCGCGCTGGCGCACCTGCAGGCGACGCTGCGCTCGCAGCCCGCCGGGGTGGAGGTCGTGGCGCTGTGCGGGAGCCTCCCGCCGGGCGTCCACGCGAGCTTCTACGCCGAGGAGGTCGCCCGCCTGCGCGAGCAGGGGCGCTTCGTGGCGCTGGACACCAGCGGCGAGGCCCTGCGCGCCGCGCTGACGGCCGACACGCTGCCGCAGCTGATCAAACCGAACATCCACGAGCTGGAGGCCGCACTCGGTCACCCGCTGCCCACCGACGCCGACGTTCTGGCTGCCGCGCGCGAGCTGATCCGCCGCGGCGCCGAACTGGTCGCCGTGTCGCAGGGCGAACGCGGCGCGCTGCTCGTCACCGCGCAGGAGGCCGTGTTCGCCCGCCCGCCGCGCGTGACCGTGCAGAGCACCGTCGGCGCCGGGGACGCGATGGTCGCCGGACTGATCAGCGCCCGCCTGGACGGCCTGAGCCTCGAAGGTGCCGCCCGGCGCGCCACGTCGTTCAGTGCGGGCAGCATCACCCGCCTGGGCGCGCACCTGCCGCCCCGCGCCGAGCTGGACGCCCTGGCCGCGCTGGTGCAGGTCGAGCCCGCCCAGCCTCTGACCGCCTGACCCCTGCGCCCCACAACCCACAACCCACAACCCACAACCCACAACCCACAACCCACAACCCACTCTCAGGAGAACATATGGCTCAGATTGTCGCTGTCACGGCCTGCCCCACTGGCATCGCCCACACCTTCATGGCCGCCGAGTCGCTGCGGCGCGCCGCCGCCCAGGCCGGGCACACCCTGCACGTCGAGACGCAGGGCAGCGTCGGCACGCAGGACGCCCTGACCCCCGCGCAGATCGCGCAGGCGGACCTCGTGATCCTCGCCACCGACGTCGCCGTGGACGAATCCCGCTTCGCCGGGAAGACCATCGTGCGCGCCGGAACGCAGGACGCCATCCGTGACCCGGGGGCGCTGCTGGCCCGCGCCGGAAGCGCCGGGGCGCCCGCCGCTGCGCCGCAGGCCGGGCCGCTGCACGTCGTGGGCATCACCGCCTG from Deinococcus sp. JMULE3 encodes:
- a CDS encoding DUF4157 domain-containing protein, coding for MPAPLLPLSAPLLPLSADPLPGQTMVDRPASAAPTLSGPSRSTVAGAFPVVTAPRPPIPPAAPAPALENSPAVQRGLPPVGNGPVRTSPFTGAQEAAAQDVAGDLPERIGGPPAAGLPGVPHVPEVASPDDSTRTLLTHATRTPGVSPVTSRPAHAVTPDLRGSAVQPVYPGAPLLSPAASRRAAPGPQLKAAPAGRTRTGTDQAVLAALEHALARDGHGAPLSPGEQVALRGVLGTSVADVRVVRRPEVTPALRAARADGLTVRETVFLPHDVPLGSAAGLALAAHEVTHARRARDPLFVPAALTRPERPQSVGRPAPADEEGVALATEHAAFAQADPTRQSRADAPRRAPGLPAPWEPLPAWDAPDLPARPSVSADAWAPAVPSVPAPDQSVSAALPAAPPPATTPLWHAAATDRAPAPAAKPARPPEDQAVGRRAQPRSSVDLDQVAREVYARLRERLSQELRRLN
- a CDS encoding DeoR/GlpR family DNA-binding transcription regulator translates to MNAPLAEDRLQRILDLLSRNGRMRTTALTEALGVSGATTRRDLDLLASRGLIRKLHGGAALASQDQQYADRQQLHQDAKTRLAQTALNLIQPGQTLYLDAGTTAQAVAHALKRAPQLTRTLRVVTHGIDVAYELNGECPLYVVGGELYGSTYSLTGPDALDTIRRYRYDLFLVGCTSIDPTRGLTNSNLIEAQQKAAIMTQATRTVLIADHSKWGPTGFATFATLNQIHNWVTDHAGPVARCAFEEAGVTVHDSA
- the ptsP gene encoding phosphoenolpyruvate--protein phosphotransferase, whose product is MINLPRSLIRLGAQASSKQAAIEQVAALLAQAGRVDPAYLGGMLAREGQANTYLGSGIAIPHGTPDTRHLIRQTGIAVLQLPQGVAWGEGGETVRLVVGIAAASDEHLDILRRLTRVLADDALVEQLSTTADPALVQRALTGEATAEDAAPVSDPELPFSAQVTLPNPLGMHARPGTMLANLVRRLGARVRVEHGGQSADALRLMELLSLGLKRGSVLTVRADSEAALGAVTDAIRAGLGDDLSLSAPAAPVRREADWRPTQVGATIEGVPASDGLVIGETRVYRPADLHVTDQPGEAAAQAQALDDALNAAAAELDGLIEQQAQAGHADRAAIFRAHRELLTDEGTVQDAVNLVLDGHGAAWAYQRASGERIAQLQKLDDPTLAARATDLGDVQRRVLRRLLGLGEDHLEGAAPAILLAPDLTPSDTARFSEGSLLGFVTAQGGPTSHTAIIARGLGLPAVVAAGTGLLDVPDGTPAILDGQAGALYLNPSAADVQAARARQETLRAELDRARADRHRPGATRDGARVEIAANINRAAAAPGALDAGAEGVGLMRTEFLFLERDSVPTEDEQEREYRAMAEALGERPLIIRTLDIGGDKDVPYLGLEREDNSFLGLRGIRLCFERPDLFLPQLRAIVRVARDHPNVHVMFPMISTLEDFRRARALLDDVRAELDAPRIPLGVMIEVPSAALLAPQLAPEVDFFSVGTNDLTQYTLAMDRLHPQLARQTDAMHPAVLQLVALTVQAAEAHGKWVGVCGGAAGDEVGALILTGLGVKELSVSAPQIPAVKAALRQHDLAALRDLAARALTQPDAASVRALTRTLSPNPQDPEVRA
- the pfkB gene encoding 1-phosphofructokinase — its product is MSVTPRVLTVTLNPALDLTVQAAGWQRGEVNAAQGAQQDAGGKGVNVAAILADWGAPVAATGLLGRDNAAPFETLFRDKGVSDEFVRVPGATRVGLKLVDPARGDTTDLNLPGLTVSARALAHLQATLRSQPAGVEVVALCGSLPPGVHASFYAEEVARLREQGRFVALDTSGEALRAALTADTLPQLIKPNIHELEAALGHPLPTDADVLAAARELIRRGAELVAVSQGERGALLVTAQEAVFARPPRVTVQSTVGAGDAMVAGLISARLDGLSLEGAARRATSFSAGSITRLGAHLPPRAELDALAALVQVEPAQPLTA